Genomic DNA from Acidobacteriota bacterium:
TTCCCGATTCCGGAGAGGAGGGTCCCTCCATGATCCGGGTGCGGGGCTTGAAGTACCGGTATCGCGGGGGGTTCACGCTCGACGTGCCGAACCTCCACCTGCGTGCGGGGCAGGTGACCGCTCTCGTGGGACCCAACGGCTCCGGGAAGACGACGTTCCTCGGCCTGCTCGCGGGTCTCCTCAGGCCGGACGAGGGAAGCGTGGAGATCGGGGGGGAGCCGCTCGAGTCGGCTCTCCGGAGGCGGCGGGTCGCCGCCGCCTTCGACTTCCTGCCTCCGCAGTCCAATCTGCCCGCGTCGATCTGGATACGGACCCTGTCCCGGCTCCGCGCGGCGGATCCCGACCAACTCGCCCGCCTCGACCGCATCGTCCACGAGGACGGGATGGCCCCGTGGCTGAACCGCCCGCTGCCGCGGCTATCGGCGGGCCAGCGCCGGCAAGCGGCCCTGGCGATGGCGGTGATCGGGGATTGGGACATCCTGCTGCTCGACGAGCCGTTCGCATCGCTCGACGCGGAGACGGCGGCGCGATGGATGCGGCGCATCGAGCGCTTCGCTGCAGCCGGGAAAACGATCGTCGTCAGCTCCCACCGGCTCCTCGAACTCGATCGCCTCGGGGACTGGTTCCTGTTCCTTCGCCAGGGCAGGATCCGGCACGAGAGCAGCAAGGACGATCTGGCGGCCTGCGACGAGATCCGGGTGGTGCTGCGCTGCAGCGAGGCCACGGCGCTCCGCATCCTCGG
This window encodes:
- a CDS encoding ABC transporter ATP-binding protein codes for the protein MKRFPDSGEEGPSMIRVRGLKYRYRGGFTLDVPNLHLRAGQVTALVGPNGSGKTTFLGLLAGLLRPDEGSVEIGGEPLESALRRRRVAAAFDFLPPQSNLPASIWIRTLSRLRAADPDQLARLDRIVHEDGMAPWLNRPLPRLSAGQRRQAALAMAVIGDWDILLLDEPFASLDAETAARWMRRIERFAAAGKTIVVSSHRLLELDRLGDWFLFLRQGRIRHESSKDDLAACDEIRVVLRCSEATALRILGPTAIREIRAVAPGVVSLIVDGRVAGGLAGVLNPLVREGLEVQRIEPRLTGLERTYHEVGRA